The Longimicrobium sp. genome includes the window CCCGAATCTCGTGCTGCCGCGATGATAGATCCTTCGGCCTGCAACCACTTGCGCAGACGCTGATTACAGTCTGGCCGGCCTCAGGATGACGTCATCGTGGAACCGATCGGGGTGCATCAACCAAATTCCCGGATTTCGTATGAGACGGCGATCAGTGCGCCTGCGACGACCACGTGATCGCCATCCCGCCGTTGCCCGCGGGGGTGACGCGGGTGCCGAGGAGGACGCGGTCGAACGGGTTGTCGGGGTGCGCGTGCGTGTAGCCGACGACCTTCCAGCCGCTGAACGCGCCGACGCCCGCGCCGACCACCACGTCGCTCGCCCAGTGGCGGTTGTTGTACATCCGCGAGACGCCCACCAGCCCCGCCGCCGTGTACAGCGTGACCGCCGCCAGCGTCTTCCGCTTGGGCCACCAGTATCCCACCTCGCTCGTCGCCGCCGACGCGGCGGCGAAGGCGGCGCTGGTGTGGCCGCTGGGCATGGACTGGTGGTCGTCGTCGCTGAAGCCGCGCGAGAAGGCGTAGTCCACCGGGTTGTCCGGCCGCACGAACGGCCGCGCGCGCCCCGCGAAGCCCTTGGCCGTGAAGGTGATGCCCTCGGCCAGGACGATGGATTCGAAGGTGTGCAGCCCGATGTCCGTCATGCGCGGCCACTTCAGCGCCCGCCCCGCCGCGAACATCCCGCCGGAGATGATCATCGAGCCGGGCATCCCCAGCACCCGCACGCCGGTGGCGCTGTGCTCCAGGATCTGGTTGGCCTGCACCGACGAGTCCTGCAGCGCGTTGGCCAGCGAGCGGTCGAGCGGCGCCATCACCAGCGCGCCCGCCGCGAAGCCGCCCGCGATGTACAGGTCGCGCCGCGTGAACAGCCGCGCCGAGCGGTGCGCGGCCGTGTCGGGCGCATCCAGCTTCTGCGCGGCGGCGGGCGCCGCCGCGAGCCAGGCCGCCGCGAGCGCCGCCATCCATCGATCGATCATCATCGCCCCCACCTCGACTCGAGTCTCCATCTCCTGCCGTCGCCCGCAACGCCGGCGGTGGGGACCGACATCAGGTATCTGACGCTACGCAAAGAAGTTGCCGCGACGCGCAGGCAGCGGCCGGACGTTCGGAAAGCTCTCGCGGGTCACGCGCGAATCTCTAGGTGCGGATTGACAGCCTTCACGGCCGCGGCCAGGTTTGCCGGAACAGCGCCGCACGCGCGGCGCAGCCGGTGCCGAGGGGCGCTGCGACGGACCACGGGTCCGCCACGCTCGGCAGCCGGCCGATGAACGCAAGGGCGCCCTCTTCATCTCGAGGAGGGTGCCCTGTGTCGTATCTGGAGATGGAGCGGGAGGTGCGCCATGCCCGCGCGTGAGGTGGGCCGCGTCGCCGGCCTGTGGCGCTATCCGGTGAAGTCGATGGCGGCCGAGGCGCTGGAACGGGCCGACGTCGGCTGGCACGGCCTGGAGGGAGACCGGCGGTGGGCGTTCGTCCGTGAGGGGATGGCGCGCAGCGGGTTTCCGTGGCTCACCCTCCGCGAGAACCCGCGGATGTGGGGCTACCGGCCCAGGCTGGCCGATCCCGATCGGCCGGACGCGTGCACCACCCTGGTCCGCACCCCGTCGGGCGCCGAGCTGGACGTGACCGATCCGGCGCTCGCGGAGGAGCTGGGCCACGGCGCGCGCGTGATGCGGCAGAGCCGCGGGATCTTCGACACCTTTCCCCTGTCGCTCATCACCACGCAGACGGTGCGGGCGCTGGGCGGGATGGTCGGTGCGCCGCTCGACCCGCTGCGCTTTCGCCCGAACCTGCTCGTGGAAGCGGCCGGCGGTGAGCCGTTCGCGGAAGATGCGTGGGTCGGCGCCGTGCTGGAGGTGGGCAGCCTCCGCATGCGCGTGGACAAGCGCGACGAGCGGTGCGTGGTGATCAACGTCGATCCCGCCACCACCGAGCGGAACGCGGCCGTGCTGCGGACCGTCGCCCAACAGCGCCAGGCGTGCCTGGGCGTGTACGGAACGACGGTGCACCCCGGCCGCGTATCCGTCGGCGACGCGGTGGTGATCGAAGGCTGACCGGCAGCGCAGAGTCCTGGACGGAAAAGGACGGGCGGCGCGCCCGGGGTGACCGGTCGCGCCGCCCGTCCCCAACGGCCGTCTCGACCTCCCTCAATCCGCCGAGTGGCCGGCGTAGAGCGCCTCGATCTCGTCGGCGTACTTCTTCTCGACCAGGTGGCGCTTGATGCTGAGCTTGGGGGTCAGCAGGCCGTTGTCGATGGTGAACTCGTCGGGGATCACCAGCACCTTCTTGGGCACCTCGTAGCGCGCGAACCCGGTCAGCCGCCCCAGCGTCTCGCGCTCGAACAGCTCGCGCACCTTCGGCTCGCGCGCCAGCGCCGCGTGGTCGCCCGTGGCGATCCCCTGCGCGGCGGCCCACGCGTCCAGGTGCTCGTAGTCGGGGACCACGAGGAGGCTGGGGAAGGCGCGCCGGTCGCCGATCATCACCACCTGCGCCACGAAGGGCGACATCGCCGCCAGGTTCTCCATCGGCGCGGGGGCCACGTTCTTCCCGCCGGCCGTGACGATGATATTCTTCAGCCGGTCGGTGATGCGCAGGAAGCCGTCCTGCAGCTCGCCGATGTCGCCGGTGTGGAACCAGCCGTCGTCGTCGATCACCTCGGCCGTCGCATCCGGGTTGTTCCAGTACCCCTTCATCACGTGCGGCCCGCGGGTAAGGATCTCGCCCTCCTCGTCGATCGCCGCCTCCACGCCGGGGACGATGGGTCCGACCGTCCCGATCCTCCACTTCGCCGGCTTGTTGACGGCGATCACCGGCGACGTCTCGGTCAGCCCGTAGCCCTCGTAGATGGGGAGCCCGGCGGCCCAGAAGAACTTGGCGATCCCCGGCGCCAGCGGCGCGCCGCCGGAGATGAAGGTGCGCAGCCGCCCGCCCGTCCGCGCGCGCAGCTTGGAGAAGACCAGCCTGTCCGCGAGGCGGTGCTGGAACGCCAGCGCGCCGCCGGGCTCGCGCCCCGCCAGCCGCGCGTCGACCACCGCCTCGCCCGTCTTCCGCGCCCAGCCGACGATCGCCTTCTTCACCCCCGTGGCGCCCATCACCTTGGCGTAGATCTTCTCGAACACGCGGGGGACGGAGACGGCCACGGTGGGACGCACCTCGCCCAGGTTGTCGGCCACCTTCTCGATCGACTCGGCGTAGGCGATGCCGATCCCCGAATCGAAGTACCAGTAGTCCACCATCCGCTCGAAGACGTGCGAGAGCGGGAGGAAGGAGAGGGCCACGTCGCCCGGCTGGGGGTCGAGCACGTCGTGCTGGCGGCAGGCGGCGACGTTCGAGCAGAGATTCCAGTGCGTCAGCATCACCCCCTTGGGCGCGCCCGTGGTCCCCGAGGTGTAGATGAGCGTGGCCACGTCGTCGCGGGTGACCTGCGCGGCGCGCTCGCGGTAGCCGGGGGTGAAGCGGCCCGCGTCGATCGAGCGCTGCCCCGCGTCCATCACCTCGTCGAACCGCCGCACGCCCTCCGCGCCCGCGGGGTCGTCGAACGACACGACCAGGCGGAGGTCGGGAAGGTCGCCGCGGATCTCCTGCACCTTGGCCAGCTGCGCCGCGGTGGAGACGAAGACGGCCTTCGCGCCGCAGTCCTTGAGGATGTACGCGGCCTGGTTCGCCGGCAGGGTGGGATAGAGGGGGACGTCGACGCCGCCGATGCCGAGCACCGCGAAGTCGGCCATCATCCACTCGGGGCGGTTCTCGGAGAGGATGGCCACGCGGTCGCCCGCGCCGACGCCCGCGTCGGCCAGCCCCGCGGCCAGCCGGGCGACGCGCGCCTCCAGCTCGTGGTGCGAGATGGTGCGCCACGCACCGCCGGCCTTGTGCTGCATGGCGTCGGGCCGGCCGTAGCGGTCCACCGCGCCCAGGAAGAGCTTGAGCAGGGTGTCGCGCTCCACGGGCGCGAGCGGAACGGGCTGGTTGCGGGCCTTCAGCGCGGTGGCGGTCCTGGGCATGGCGGCCGTGTCGGGTGGGATGGACGGACGTTCGCTCGACTGCCGCGGATGCGGTTTCGCCGCCGCGGTGGCGCGTCCCGCGAATATGCCGGAATCGCCGCGCGGCGCACAAGGCGGGGGCCGGCCCTCTCCCCCGGCCCCTCCCCCAAAACCGACTGGGGGAGGGGGAGACCTCAGCGCGGGGAAGAGTTGGCGGCGCGACACCGCATCGCGCCCTCCCCGGCTCGCCTAGGCTCGCCACCCCTCCCGTACCGGGAGGGGTAGGGGCGAGGACGCCAGCGCGGGCGGCGGAGATTCGCGCGGCCGCGGGGTGGCCCCCTCCCCCCGGCCCATCCCCCGCTCCGCAGGGGAGGGGAGAACAGAATCATCGGTGTGAGCTGAGTTATCACCTCTCCCAGTCGGTTATGGGAGAGTTTCGAAAAAACGAGCCGTGACGGTACTGCCGTCACGGCTCGTTTTTTCGGGTGAGGGCCCCGCGGCGTCAGGGTATCACGGTGAGGTCGCGTGCGGTGAGGCCGAAGGAGAGCGTCCATCCCGACGCCCGCGCGCTTCCCGCGGGCTCGCTGGTGCGCGCGACGCCCAATTGCACGGGTCCGACGGACGCGCCGCCGGCCGCCATCCACGCGCCGCCCGCGTCCGTCCCCGCGCCCGCGCGGACGGAGACCAGACCGAGCCGGTGCTCCACTCCGGCGGAGAGCTGGCGCCGCCATCCCCCCGCCAGCGCGCCCTCGTCCAGCGCGCCCTGGTACGACGCGCTCACCCGCGTCCGCTCGCCCGGGAGCGCGTACGCGGCGCCCAGCCGCAGCGTGGGCGGCAGCCAGGCGCGGTCATACAGCCCGGCCGCCGTCTCGTAGACGGTCACCGGCACGGCGGTGGGATCGACCGCCGTCTCGCTCTCGTCGAAGCGGGTCAGCGCGGCCTCGGCGGCGTTCTTCCCGAAGTCGCTCCGCGTCAGGGTGATCGACTTGGTGCGGAAGTCGTCCGACCACTTCATCCCCGACAGCGCGTTGCTGACCGCGGCGCTCACCGTCAGCCGCTCGCGCGGCTGCGCGGCGACGCCGACGTCCACGCCCCAGCCGTAGCCGCCGCGCACGGAGACCTCGCGCAGCTCGGCGCTCAGGTCCTCCGCCTCCACGTCGAACTCCGGCTCGAACAGGCGGTTCTGCGCCATCGCGCGGCCGATCACGTAGTGCCCGGCCACGCCCACGCTCACCTTGCCGAAGCGGCGGCCGGTGCCGGCGCTGAAGTCCAGCCAGCTGGCGTTGCGGCCGCCGGTGTTCCCCACCGCGTAGTCGGTGCGCCCCGCCTGGTAGCCGTTCACCAGCAGGTCCATCACGTCGCGGCCGACATTCTCCTCGTAGCGGGCGACGTAGCTCACACCGACGGCCACGC containing:
- a CDS encoding phosphatase PAP2 family protein, which encodes METRVEVGAMMIDRWMAALAAAWLAAAPAAAQKLDAPDTAAHRSARLFTRRDLYIAGGFAAGALVMAPLDRSLANALQDSSVQANQILEHSATGVRVLGMPGSMIISGGMFAAGRALKWPRMTDIGLHTFESIVLAEGITFTAKGFAGRARPFVRPDNPVDYAFSRGFSDDDHQSMPSGHTSAAFAAASAATSEVGYWWPKRKTLAAVTLYTAAGLVGVSRMYNNRHWASDVVVGAGVGAFSGWKVVGYTHAHPDNPFDRVLLGTRVTPAGNGGMAITWSSQAH
- a CDS encoding MOSC N-terminal beta barrel domain-containing protein translates to MPAREVGRVAGLWRYPVKSMAAEALERADVGWHGLEGDRRWAFVREGMARSGFPWLTLRENPRMWGYRPRLADPDRPDACTTLVRTPSGAELDVTDPALAEELGHGARVMRQSRGIFDTFPLSLITTQTVRALGGMVGAPLDPLRFRPNLLVEAAGGEPFAEDAWVGAVLEVGSLRMRVDKRDERCVVINVDPATTERNAAVLRTVAQQRQACLGVYGTTVHPGRVSVGDAVVIEG
- a CDS encoding DUF5723 family protein gives rise to the protein MTRITASRALAAAALAVAAPAAAQAPVTARSLGMAGSYVADARGVDALFFNPANLGLGGTPTWSVSIPQLAVGTRFVGTSLGELPSFMHFNRWSQGEKDAFLGGIPDEGANARVGVTLPIAAVQYRRVAVGVSYVARYEENVGRDVMDLLVNGYQAGRTDYAVGNTGGRNASWLDFSAGTGRRFGKVSVGVAGHYVIGRAMAQNRLFEPEFDVEAEDLSAELREVSVRGGYGWGVDVGVAAQPRERLTVSAAVSNALSGMKWSDDFRTKSITLTRSDFGKNAAEAALTRFDESETAVDPTAVPVTVYETAAGLYDRAWLPPTLRLGAAYALPGERTRVSASYQGALDEGALAGGWRRQLSAGVEHRLGLVSVRAGAGTDAGGAWMAAGGASVGPVQLGVARTSEPAGSARASGWTLSFGLTARDLTVIP
- a CDS encoding long-chain fatty acid--CoA ligase; the encoded protein is MPRTATALKARNQPVPLAPVERDTLLKLFLGAVDRYGRPDAMQHKAGGAWRTISHHELEARVARLAAGLADAGVGAGDRVAILSENRPEWMMADFAVLGIGGVDVPLYPTLPANQAAYILKDCGAKAVFVSTAAQLAKVQEIRGDLPDLRLVVSFDDPAGAEGVRRFDEVMDAGQRSIDAGRFTPGYRERAAQVTRDDVATLIYTSGTTGAPKGVMLTHWNLCSNVAACRQHDVLDPQPGDVALSFLPLSHVFERMVDYWYFDSGIGIAYAESIEKVADNLGEVRPTVAVSVPRVFEKIYAKVMGATGVKKAIVGWARKTGEAVVDARLAGREPGGALAFQHRLADRLVFSKLRARTGGRLRTFISGGAPLAPGIAKFFWAAGLPIYEGYGLTETSPVIAVNKPAKWRIGTVGPIVPGVEAAIDEEGEILTRGPHVMKGYWNNPDATAEVIDDDGWFHTGDIGELQDGFLRITDRLKNIIVTAGGKNVAPAPMENLAAMSPFVAQVVMIGDRRAFPSLLVVPDYEHLDAWAAAQGIATGDHAALAREPKVRELFERETLGRLTGFARYEVPKKVLVIPDEFTIDNGLLTPKLSIKRHLVEKKYADEIEALYAGHSAD